A genomic region of Exiguobacterium sp. Helios contains the following coding sequences:
- a CDS encoding DUF975 family protein: MTNLQYKQAALATLKGKWLTALSISIIYFVIFALAASRMSFDQDNLDSMLRFVALNIVVTIVLSPVTLGRTIAYLRFVRGESAGIGTLFEGFASIRFYLKTMAAYTLVTLLVYIGSFLILPAIYFYLMYRLVPFLLVDRPDLSFIQVLGESRRMMHGHKWRLAKLYLSFILWGILALLSTVGVVLLTPYFDTTMAHFYEQLKKEQQTATRSA; the protein is encoded by the coding sequence ATGACAAATTTACAGTACAAACAAGCTGCACTTGCGACATTAAAAGGGAAGTGGCTGACAGCGCTCAGCATCTCAATCATCTACTTCGTCATCTTTGCACTTGCTGCCAGCCGGATGTCGTTTGACCAGGATAATCTCGACAGCATGTTACGGTTCGTCGCCTTGAACATCGTCGTGACGATTGTGCTGTCCCCCGTCACGCTTGGACGGACAATTGCCTACTTACGATTCGTCCGCGGAGAATCAGCCGGTATCGGGACGTTATTTGAAGGGTTTGCGTCGATCCGTTTCTACCTGAAGACGATGGCAGCCTATACACTGGTAACGTTACTCGTTTACATCGGTTCTTTTTTGATCCTTCCGGCAATTTACTTTTATCTGATGTACCGATTGGTGCCGTTTTTATTGGTCGACCGACCGGATCTGTCGTTTATACAGGTCCTTGGTGAAAGCCGCCGGATGATGCATGGGCATAAGTGGCGGCTGGCGAAACTTTATCTCAGTTTCATCCTTTGGGGGATTCTTGCGCTGCTCAGTACCGTCGGAGTTGTTCTGCTGACGCCGTATTTTGATACGACGATGGCGCACTTCTATGAACAATTAAAAAAAGAGCAACAGACAGCAACGCGTTCAGCGTAA
- a CDS encoding YaiI/YqxD family protein: protein MKIWIDADGCPVVDLTIRLSKGYEVFLVCDTAHQFNREGATTITIGQGADAVDFAIVNRMAPGDIVVTQDYGLAALALARNGRAVDQNGRIFTNENIDFLLHTRHVGQEIRRAGGRTKGPKKRTRQEDVAFEQAFKRLLAETAARS, encoded by the coding sequence ATGAAAATATGGATTGATGCAGACGGTTGTCCGGTCGTCGATTTGACGATTCGATTGAGCAAAGGATACGAGGTTTTTTTAGTCTGTGATACAGCACATCAGTTTAATCGGGAAGGGGCGACGACGATCACGATTGGTCAAGGAGCGGACGCCGTCGACTTTGCCATCGTCAACCGGATGGCGCCGGGAGACATCGTTGTGACCCAGGATTACGGTCTGGCTGCCCTCGCCCTCGCACGCAATGGACGAGCCGTCGATCAGAATGGTCGGATTTTTACAAACGAAAACATAGATTTTCTTCTACATACACGACATGTCGGTCAAGAAATCCGGCGGGCAGGTGGACGGACGAAGGGACCCAAAAAACGGACGCGTCAGGAAGATGTTGCGTTCGAACAGGCATTTAAACGTTTGTTGGCAGAAACGGCAGCACGTTCTTAA
- a CDS encoding NAD(P)-dependent oxidoreductase — protein sequence MTKTIGFIGLGVMGQGMVRNLLKAGFSVKGYNRTKEKGLPLEQDGAVIVDTIQEAVTDVDVVISIVGYPQDVEQIYLADDGILASANPGTIVIDMTTSSPALAIRIAEQAAQNGLSALDAPVTGGDLGAKNGTLAILAGGDEKAFNTVQPLFEAMGKSIARFGGPGQGQSAKLANQIAIAGSMIGTAEMLLFVTKSGIDPTQFVETIKSGSAGSWSLENLIPRVIAENYSPGFFVKHFIKDMNLALERAEEMGIATPGLALVKDLYDELAASGHAESGTQALYLLLKEKTPSR from the coding sequence ATGACAAAAACAATTGGTTTCATCGGACTCGGCGTCATGGGGCAAGGCATGGTCCGCAACTTGTTAAAAGCCGGTTTTTCCGTCAAAGGTTATAACCGGACGAAAGAAAAAGGCTTGCCGCTCGAACAGGACGGCGCTGTGATCGTCGATACGATTCAGGAAGCCGTGACGGATGTCGATGTCGTCATCTCGATTGTCGGCTATCCGCAGGACGTCGAACAGATTTACTTGGCGGACGACGGGATTTTAGCATCCGCTAACCCAGGGACAATCGTCATCGACATGACGACATCGAGTCCTGCGCTCGCCATCCGGATTGCCGAACAGGCTGCTCAAAACGGTCTTTCTGCGCTTGATGCACCGGTCACGGGCGGCGATCTCGGAGCAAAAAACGGGACGCTCGCGATTCTCGCCGGCGGCGACGAAAAAGCATTTAACACGGTTCAACCGTTATTTGAAGCAATGGGAAAATCAATCGCCCGTTTCGGAGGTCCGGGACAAGGACAATCGGCCAAGCTCGCCAATCAGATTGCGATTGCCGGATCGATGATCGGGACAGCCGAGATGTTGCTGTTCGTCACGAAATCGGGAATCGATCCGACACAGTTCGTCGAGACGATCAAAAGCGGCTCCGCCGGCAGCTGGTCACTTGAAAACCTGATTCCGCGTGTCATTGCGGAAAACTATTCGCCGGGCTTCTTCGTCAAACATTTCATCAAAGACATGAACCTGGCGCTCGAACGGGCCGAAGAGATGGGGATTGCAACACCGGGACTTGCGCTCGTCAAAGACTTATATGACGAGCTGGCAGCATCCGGTCATGCCGAATCCGGGACACAGGCCCTCTACTTGTTGTTAAAAGAGAAAACACCGTCCCGTTAA
- a CDS encoding cell wall metabolism sensor histidine kinase WalK, whose product MKKIVRYRPEKKTRPYRLKTSPFPVKTLQTTDRQRIGQLTQDLAEVEHKLKHRNEIMEALATQNVESACETLLVKLLKLINLEAGAILLYRREQLSHLVTQGVEDIELIEKDLDQYSVLRRAFVMRKSVQLPVAENMYESAIPVQSPSNGGVVGVIYLKHPFEQFNLEQVGDILDLSRKLGMTLERHLLFHQMEHEKIKTYQLLDSIREAVLYIESSGEQIYANQALLNMFPPKLVSQSQGFRHAYERATSLFEHVDQPDALHDYIGQLMNGEIPGETIELSAFRGNLLLNAYAERIAIANVEWGMMLVLRDVTKEKELDLKQSEFVSIVSHELRTPLSSIMGFTELLMRRSLDGPRQKKYLETIHSETVRLAELIDDILEIQKGEDVSQGTVKKRLDLKRLVYEMRPMFELASSKHRIRVLFEAGDYQMTASEEKMKQLFTNLIMNAIKYSPDGGTIQVRGHMKGSHMVLTVEDEGIGIPEKALPFVFDKFYRADNSDTRKIGGTGLGLAICRMIVMDHGGSIAVQSEEGKGSTFTLQFSTEMTED is encoded by the coding sequence TTGAAAAAAATCGTACGATATCGTCCTGAAAAGAAGACGAGACCGTATCGTCTGAAGACCAGTCCATTTCCAGTCAAGACGTTACAGACGACCGACCGTCAACGGATCGGTCAACTGACACAGGATTTGGCGGAAGTTGAACATAAATTGAAACACCGCAACGAAATCATGGAAGCATTGGCAACCCAAAACGTCGAGTCAGCATGTGAGACATTACTCGTTAAGTTGCTGAAACTCATCAATCTTGAGGCGGGGGCCATCCTGTTATATCGCCGTGAACAATTGAGTCACCTTGTGACGCAAGGGGTGGAAGACATTGAATTGATCGAAAAAGATTTGGATCAATATTCTGTGTTACGCCGTGCTTTTGTCATGCGAAAATCGGTTCAGCTCCCTGTAGCAGAAAACATGTATGAATCGGCGATTCCTGTCCAGTCACCAAGCAATGGCGGTGTCGTCGGTGTCATCTATCTCAAACATCCATTCGAGCAGTTCAACTTGGAACAGGTCGGGGATATTTTGGATTTGTCACGTAAACTCGGGATGACGCTTGAACGTCACCTGTTGTTCCATCAAATGGAGCATGAAAAAATCAAAACGTATCAATTACTCGATTCGATTCGGGAAGCGGTCTTATATATCGAAAGCAGCGGGGAACAGATTTATGCCAATCAGGCATTGTTGAACATGTTCCCGCCAAAGCTCGTCAGTCAATCTCAAGGCTTCCGCCATGCGTACGAACGGGCGACTTCCTTATTCGAACACGTTGATCAGCCGGATGCGCTGCATGACTATATCGGTCAATTGATGAACGGGGAGATTCCCGGAGAGACGATTGAACTATCGGCTTTTCGCGGGAATCTGTTGCTGAATGCCTATGCCGAACGAATCGCCATCGCCAATGTCGAGTGGGGAATGATGCTCGTCTTGCGAGATGTCACGAAAGAAAAAGAACTGGATTTGAAACAGTCGGAGTTCGTCTCGATTGTTTCGCATGAATTAAGAACACCGCTCTCGTCGATTATGGGCTTTACGGAACTGTTGATGCGTCGTTCACTCGATGGTCCGCGTCAAAAAAAATACCTCGAGACGATCCACTCCGAGACCGTTCGTTTGGCAGAGCTGATTGATGATATTCTGGAAATCCAAAAAGGTGAGGATGTCTCACAAGGCACCGTCAAAAAACGGCTGGACCTTAAACGATTGGTATATGAGATGCGACCGATGTTCGAGCTTGCGAGCAGTAAACACCGGATTCGGGTTCTGTTTGAAGCGGGCGATTATCAGATGACGGCGAGCGAAGAGAAGATGAAACAGCTCTTCACGAACTTGATCATGAATGCCATCAAATATTCACCGGACGGAGGAACGATTCAAGTTCGAGGGCACATGAAGGGATCACACATGGTCTTGACGGTTGAAGATGAAGGAATCGGAATTCCGGAAAAAGCACTACCATTTGTATTTGATAAATTTTACCGGGCTGATAACTCGGACACGCGGAAAATTGGCGGAACCGGTCTTGGTTTAGCGATCTGCCGGATGATTGTCATGGATCATGGCGGATCGATTGCCGTGCAGTCAGAAGAAGGAAAAGGCAGTACGTTTACGCTTCAATTTTCGACTGAAATGACAGAGGACTAA
- a CDS encoding ABC transporter ATP-binding protein, with the protein MKPATFTSFLSLLKKSEPPVGLLSAAVTVSIIQALAALMIPWFLKSLIDNFSIDQVTPGLVALFITVFIVQMISNAFSIYWLQVAGQRIVANLRTMLWKHLLALPIPFYDETKSGELVSRLNNDATTLQQLLSEQLVRLLTSIVSIVGAITILFFLDWQMTLVMVIAVPLTLLIIIPLVRKLHQISRETQKELAGLSGFFAEMLGEVRLVKSQATETYEMERGKTRIEHLFGFGVKEGKIQAILLPVFNVALTSMLIVIISFGAYRVSTNQITAGELVAFSLYLFQIMTPLVTMTEFVSKLQKARGATERISELLEERPEQDGTRQVERPFAAVHFNHLSFGYDDTTLLHDVTFSLPRGQTTAIVGPSGSGKSTLFALLERFYLPTNGQIELGPHAIDQFELASWRNAIGYVAQDSPVLSGTIRDNLLYGLTQDVTEQQIRDAAEMANADEFISSFTLGYDTEIGERGVKLSGGQRQRIAIARALLRDPELLLLDEATSSLDSESERVVQEALERLMEGRTTFVIAHRLATVRHADQIVVLEQGRVSGIGTHDTLVETNVLYNKLVTQQFIGHTETTRGSNT; encoded by the coding sequence TTGAAACCTGCAACATTTACCTCATTTTTATCCTTACTAAAGAAAAGTGAACCACCGGTCGGACTGCTGTCAGCTGCCGTGACGGTTTCAATCATTCAGGCACTCGCTGCTTTGATGATTCCCTGGTTTTTGAAATCCCTGATCGACAACTTCTCCATCGATCAGGTCACACCGGGCTTGGTCGCCCTCTTCATCACGGTCTTCATCGTCCAGATGATCAGCAATGCTTTTTCCATCTACTGGCTGCAAGTCGCCGGGCAACGGATTGTCGCCAACTTGCGGACGATGTTGTGGAAACACTTGCTAGCTTTACCCATTCCGTTCTATGACGAAACGAAGTCAGGCGAACTCGTCTCACGTCTCAACAACGATGCGACGACCTTACAACAATTATTATCGGAGCAACTCGTTCGTCTGTTGACCTCAATCGTCTCGATTGTCGGTGCGATTACGATTTTATTTTTCCTCGACTGGCAAATGACGCTCGTCATGGTCATCGCCGTCCCGTTGACATTATTGATCATCATTCCGCTCGTTCGGAAACTGCATCAGATTTCACGGGAGACGCAAAAAGAGCTCGCCGGCTTATCGGGATTTTTTGCAGAGATGCTCGGTGAAGTCCGCTTGGTCAAATCACAGGCGACAGAAACCTATGAAATGGAACGCGGAAAAACGCGGATTGAACATCTGTTTGGCTTCGGTGTCAAAGAAGGGAAGATTCAGGCAATCTTACTGCCCGTCTTCAACGTCGCCCTGACCTCGATGTTGATTGTCATCATCAGTTTCGGTGCTTACCGCGTCTCGACGAATCAGATTACAGCGGGCGAACTCGTCGCCTTTTCGTTATATCTGTTTCAAATCATGACGCCGCTCGTGACGATGACCGAGTTCGTCTCGAAATTACAAAAAGCGCGCGGGGCAACGGAACGGATTTCGGAACTGCTCGAAGAACGACCGGAACAGGACGGTACCCGACAGGTTGAGCGTCCGTTCGCAGCCGTTCACTTTAATCATTTGTCGTTCGGCTATGACGACACGACACTGTTGCACGACGTCACCTTCTCCTTGCCGCGTGGTCAAACCACGGCAATCGTCGGTCCGAGCGGCTCCGGTAAATCGACCTTGTTCGCTCTGCTCGAACGCTTTTATCTGCCGACGAACGGTCAAATCGAGCTCGGTCCTCATGCAATTGATCAGTTTGAACTGGCCAGCTGGCGTAATGCGATCGGTTATGTCGCCCAGGACTCACCCGTCTTGTCGGGAACAATCCGCGACAATCTGTTATACGGCTTGACGCAAGATGTCACGGAACAACAAATCCGCGACGCCGCCGAGATGGCGAATGCCGATGAATTCATTTCTTCGTTTACACTCGGATATGACACGGAAATTGGCGAACGCGGTGTTAAACTGTCCGGCGGTCAACGGCAACGGATTGCGATTGCCCGCGCCCTCCTGCGGGATCCGGAATTGTTATTGCTCGACGAAGCAACTTCGAGCCTTGACTCGGAATCGGAACGGGTCGTCCAGGAAGCGCTCGAACGCCTGATGGAAGGACGGACGACATTCGTCATTGCCCATCGCTTAGCGACGGTCCGTCACGCCGATCAAATCGTCGTCCTCGAACAGGGACGTGTTTCCGGTATCGGGACACATGATACCCTCGTTGAGACAAATGTTTTGTATAATAAACTCGTAACGCAACAATTCATCGGTCACACCGAAACGACCAGGGGGAGTAACACATGA
- a CDS encoding bifunctional diguanylate cyclase/phosphodiesterase, translating into MDNSQMRYEALHPLVEDILNQLSEKIGVNTLFFALNDSNSNFIVKAINHGKELIGEGTTHIFQHVLCKLVIDETDGKIQINELLTNPMTSHHPVTQTLGNGSFLGVAIKNANNEKIGTLCAFDDQPYEFSKTELEMIENYANIISKSISVETYVIKDALTDVYNERYMNRLISSVSSQPTFLMVLNLDNFHAINAKYGYRIGNQVLQEIASRLKYVAIPEHVVGRMEGNEFIVLAPLEQADFTDQGRTFAESIIQTIEEPINNLADEPIRLTASSGVSLLTGDHMNRQTQVYAAEALMQQVKLDGKAGISFVDQQREVEQHPFNRVLEQELEQALERGQFELYYQRILNAKLGQTVAVEALLRWNHPVLGFVSPADFIPIAERTGKFSQIGHFTIAQAISDSVRLETELGRPVTISINLSASQFKSDAMLADLLQFANCASFKKERIVLEIREEVLQIGKRKAIERLEMLRRAGYRLSVDHFGSHYASLNSLLRLPVQSVKLDPIFTRRLVQNQLEQSMVQSVYSLTQALGISLVIQEVETSAQFQHIVAVGNPLYVQGHYLHHPQPITNLIADFAKITHTQDV; encoded by the coding sequence GTGGATAACTCGCAAATGCGATATGAAGCCTTACACCCGCTTGTCGAAGATATCTTAAATCAATTGAGTGAAAAAATCGGAGTCAATACACTGTTTTTCGCATTAAATGACTCAAACAGTAACTTTATCGTCAAGGCAATCAATCATGGAAAGGAACTGATTGGAGAGGGAACGACACACATCTTCCAACATGTCCTCTGTAAACTCGTCATCGATGAAACAGACGGTAAGATTCAAATTAATGAATTATTGACGAATCCAATGACAAGTCATCATCCGGTCACCCAAACACTGGGTAACGGCAGTTTTCTTGGCGTCGCGATTAAAAATGCCAATAACGAGAAAATCGGGACGTTATGCGCTTTTGATGATCAACCGTACGAATTCAGTAAAACCGAATTAGAGATGATTGAAAATTACGCGAACATCATCAGTAAATCAATCAGCGTCGAGACCTATGTCATCAAAGATGCATTGACAGATGTCTATAACGAACGATATATGAACCGATTGATTTCGAGTGTCTCGAGCCAGCCGACCTTTTTGATGGTCCTCAATCTCGATAACTTTCATGCGATTAATGCGAAGTACGGATACCGGATTGGAAATCAGGTGCTTCAGGAAATTGCGTCACGCTTAAAGTATGTCGCGATTCCGGAACACGTCGTCGGACGGATGGAGGGGAACGAGTTCATTGTTCTCGCACCTCTGGAACAAGCTGATTTTACAGATCAAGGCCGGACATTCGCTGAATCCATCATTCAGACGATTGAGGAGCCAATCAATAACCTTGCGGACGAACCGATTCGTTTGACGGCTTCGTCAGGTGTCAGTCTGTTAACGGGCGATCACATGAACCGCCAGACACAGGTCTATGCAGCAGAAGCCCTGATGCAACAGGTCAAACTGGACGGAAAAGCGGGTATATCATTTGTCGATCAGCAACGCGAGGTCGAACAACATCCGTTTAACCGTGTATTGGAACAGGAATTGGAGCAAGCATTGGAACGTGGTCAGTTCGAATTGTATTATCAACGGATTTTAAATGCCAAACTGGGACAGACGGTTGCCGTCGAAGCACTACTCCGCTGGAATCATCCGGTCTTAGGATTCGTCAGTCCAGCCGATTTCATTCCGATTGCGGAACGGACAGGGAAGTTTAGTCAAATCGGTCACTTTACGATTGCACAGGCGATTTCGGATAGTGTCCGGTTAGAGACAGAATTGGGACGTCCCGTGACAATTTCGATTAATCTCTCCGCCAGTCAATTCAAATCGGATGCGATGCTTGCCGATCTGTTACAGTTCGCAAACTGTGCATCCTTCAAGAAAGAGCGGATTGTGCTTGAAATCCGGGAAGAAGTCTTACAAATCGGAAAACGGAAAGCCATCGAGCGTCTGGAAATGTTACGCCGGGCAGGTTATCGACTGAGTGTCGACCATTTTGGGAGTCATTATGCTTCGCTCAATTCCTTGCTCCGTTTACCGGTCCAATCCGTTAAGTTGGATCCGATCTTTACACGGCGTCTCGTTCAAAACCAGCTCGAACAGTCGATGGTCCAGTCTGTTTATTCGTTGACACAGGCACTTGGAATTTCGCTTGTCATTCAGGAAGTCGAAACAAGCGCTCAGTTCCAGCATATCGTTGCGGTGGGAAATCCCCTGTATGTACAAGGACATTATCTGCATCATCCGCAACCGATCACGAACTTGATTGCCGATTTTGCAAAGATCACGCATACCCAGGATGTTTAA